In the Flagellimonas sp. MMG031 genome, one interval contains:
- the eboE gene encoding metabolite traffic protein EboE, whose product MKINEKYHLTYCTNIHAGGNWEETFTSLKENVPQIKSAVCPDKPFGLGLRLGNTAGLELDQGQLKEFKEWLDKEDCYVFTMNGFPYGNFHGEPVKDQVHVPDWTTQERLEYTLRLFKQLNVLAPEGMECGISTSPVSYKHWFDSEEDKRKALTSGAKNMVRVAVELYQMEKASGRYMHLDVEPEPDGFLENTQEVLDFYAEYLVPTAIKAFGEYQFNPEKITELLKRYITICYDVCHFALAYEAPNWTFEKLKESDIKIGKIQVSAALKIIYDQDKADDIWNTLAKFNEPVYLHQVTQMVDGKVKTYNDLPVILEKRAPFTELRSHFHVPIFLKDYGLLQSTQDQIESVLAYLKSHLVSQHIEVETYTWDVLPKDLKMPITESIARELNWMKSRLE is encoded by the coding sequence ATGAAAATCAATGAAAAATATCACCTTACCTATTGCACCAATATTCATGCTGGTGGGAATTGGGAAGAAACATTTACAAGCTTAAAGGAAAATGTGCCCCAAATCAAGAGTGCTGTTTGTCCAGATAAACCCTTTGGATTGGGACTTCGTTTGGGAAACACTGCCGGTTTGGAACTCGACCAAGGGCAGCTCAAGGAATTTAAGGAATGGTTGGATAAGGAAGATTGCTACGTATTCACCATGAACGGTTTTCCCTATGGGAATTTTCATGGCGAACCCGTCAAGGATCAAGTGCATGTTCCGGATTGGACCACACAGGAACGTTTGGAGTATACCCTGAGGTTGTTCAAACAATTGAATGTTTTGGCGCCCGAAGGTATGGAATGTGGTATTTCCACTTCCCCGGTTTCCTACAAACATTGGTTCGATTCGGAAGAGGATAAGCGAAAAGCATTGACCAGTGGGGCCAAAAATATGGTTCGCGTAGCTGTTGAGCTGTATCAAATGGAGAAAGCTTCGGGCAGGTATATGCATTTGGATGTGGAGCCCGAACCCGATGGTTTTTTGGAAAATACGCAAGAGGTGCTCGATTTTTATGCGGAATACCTAGTCCCCACGGCTATTAAAGCTTTTGGGGAATACCAATTCAATCCCGAAAAGATAACCGAGTTGCTCAAGCGTTATATCACGATATGTTATGACGTTTGTCATTTCGCATTGGCTTATGAAGCCCCAAATTGGACCTTTGAAAAGTTGAAGGAATCTGATATCAAGATTGGTAAGATTCAGGTGAGTGCCGCCCTAAAAATTATATACGACCAAGACAAAGCGGATGACATTTGGAACACCTTGGCAAAGTTCAATGAACCGGTTTATCTACATCAAGTAACTCAAATGGTCGATGGCAAGGTGAAAACATACAACGATTTACCCGTAATTTTGGAAAAGAGGGCACCATTTACCGAATTGCGCTCGCACTTTCATGTGCCCATCTTTTTAAAGGATTACGGTTTGCTCCAATCCACACAAGACCAGATTGAGAGCGTATTGGCTTATTTGAAAAGTCATTTGGTGAGCCAACATATCGAGGTGGAAACCTACACTTGGGATGTTTTACCCAAGGATCTTAAAATGCCGATTACAGAATCCATAGCGCGGGAACTGAATTGGATGAAATCAAGATTGGAATGA
- a CDS encoding nucleotide pyrophosphatase/phosphodiesterase family protein, translating to MKKTVVINIVGLTHRLIGEHTPFIKSFLEKGKSSVVKPVLPAVTCSAQSTYLTGKWPSEHGIVGNGWFFKDELEVKFWRQGNPLVQSPKIWDELKTLDANFTCANMFWWYNMYSTVDFSATPRPNYLADGRKIPDIYTYPAELRDKLQAKLGTFPLFKFWGPKTSIASSRWIADATMEMDREHDPTLTLVYLPHLDYNTQRHGINFDILQKDLREIDAVVKDLVQYYEVKSAHVVLLSEYGITDVSNPIHINRYLRKKGYLGIRMERGLELLDAGASKAFAVADHQVAHVYAKEADDYEALHSYLKTIPGVEKVIPKNELESHQLNHNRAGDFVLVADKDSWFTYYFWEDDAVAPDYARMVDIHKKPGYDPVEMFTDPSDPFVMPKVIWKLLKKKLGFRTVMDVIPLKAELVKGSHGRIPEDKQDWPILATNAQDHLPKAELLATDVYEVLKNHITQ from the coding sequence ATGAAGAAGACCGTAGTGATCAATATTGTAGGATTGACCCATAGATTGATAGGGGAGCATACCCCTTTCATCAAATCATTCTTGGAAAAAGGCAAAAGCAGTGTGGTAAAGCCCGTATTGCCCGCCGTGACCTGCTCTGCCCAAAGTACCTATCTCACGGGAAAATGGCCATCCGAACACGGTATTGTTGGGAATGGATGGTTTTTTAAGGATGAACTGGAGGTGAAGTTTTGGAGACAGGGAAACCCTTTGGTGCAATCCCCTAAAATTTGGGACGAACTAAAGACATTGGATGCCAATTTTACCTGTGCCAATATGTTTTGGTGGTACAATATGTACAGCACAGTTGATTTTAGCGCCACCCCGCGCCCCAATTACTTGGCGGATGGCAGAAAGATTCCGGATATTTATACCTATCCGGCCGAACTGAGAGACAAGCTTCAAGCCAAATTGGGTACGTTTCCCTTGTTCAAGTTCTGGGGACCCAAAACCTCCATTGCATCGAGTAGATGGATTGCCGATGCTACTATGGAAATGGACCGTGAGCATGACCCCACCCTGACCTTGGTGTATCTGCCCCACTTGGATTACAATACGCAACGCCATGGAATCAACTTTGATATTCTACAAAAGGATTTAAGGGAGATTGATGCCGTTGTCAAGGATTTGGTGCAGTATTACGAGGTAAAGTCTGCCCATGTGGTGCTATTGTCCGAGTATGGTATCACCGATGTGTCCAATCCCATCCATATTAACCGTTACCTCAGGAAAAAGGGGTATTTGGGTATTCGGATGGAAAGGGGATTGGAACTCTTGGATGCCGGTGCGAGTAAAGCCTTTGCCGTTGCCGACCATCAAGTGGCCCATGTGTATGCCAAGGAAGCTGACGATTATGAAGCATTGCACTCCTATTTAAAGACCATACCCGGTGTGGAAAAAGTCATTCCGAAAAATGAACTGGAGTCACATCAGCTTAACCATAATCGGGCCGGGGATTTCGTCCTTGTTGCGGATAAGGATAGTTGGTTTACCTATTATTTTTGGGAGGATGATGCCGTAGCACCTGATTATGCCCGAATGGTAGATATCCATAAAAAGCCTGGCTACGACCCTGTTGAAATGTTCACCGACCCTTCTGACCCGTTTGTGATGCCCAAAGTGATCTGGAAACTTCTTAAAAAGAAATTGGGCTTTAGGACGGTGATGGATGTGATTCCCCTAAAAGCTGAGTTGGTCAAAGGCTCGCATGGCAGAATCCCAGAGGATAAACAAGATTGGCCTATCTTGGCTACCAATGCCCAAGACCATTTGCCCAAAGCGGAATTATTGGCCACCGATGTTTATGAAGTACTGAAAAACCACATAACCCAATAA
- a CDS encoding transmembrane 220 family protein, translating into METFFKIFAVVFTLLFGYAIAVQFNDPDAVKWILIYFAAALASVLFLLKKLKSGIYFFLSGFFIMLFILYWPETWEGVQLDHGMKTVNIEEGRESLGSLIAGIVMLVYGFRTRFIGRSKI; encoded by the coding sequence ATGGAAACCTTTTTTAAAATTTTTGCAGTTGTCTTCACGCTGTTGTTCGGATACGCGATAGCTGTTCAGTTCAATGACCCTGACGCTGTAAAATGGATTTTAATTTATTTTGCAGCAGCACTGGCCTCAGTACTTTTCTTGTTGAAAAAGCTGAAGTCCGGTATCTATTTTTTTCTTTCGGGATTCTTCATCATGCTTTTTATTCTATATTGGCCGGAAACCTGGGAAGGAGTTCAGTTGGACCATGGGATGAAAACCGTGAATATCGAGGAGGGCCGTGAGTCCTTGGGGTCTTTGATAGCGGGAATTGTGATGTTGGTCTATGGCTTTAGGACCCGTTTTATCGGCCGATCAAAAATCTAG
- a CDS encoding DNA polymerase III subunit gamma/tau encodes MEPFIVSARKYRPQTFKDVVGQQSITNTLMNAIENNHLAQALLFCGPRGVGKTTCARILAKKINQDGTEREDEDFAFNIFELDAASNNSVDDIRSLIDQVRIPPQTGKYKVYIIDEVHMLSQSAFNAFLKTLEEPPKHAIFILATTEKHKIIPTILSRCQIFDFKRITVKDATEYLKYIAEQQGIDAEESALHIIAQKADGAMRDALSIFDRVVSFSGKELTRKAVTENLNVLDYDIYFSATDLILDNNIPELLVLFNKTLSLGFDGHHFITGLASHFRDLMVCQHKDTLSLLEVGEDVVGQYQEQSKKASKAFLLKALDMANECDLQYKTSKNQRLLVELTLMKLASITFDGEKKNSNFLIPASHFKETKIVSNGIKVPETHSPETPSKKTPIEQATMASTQEMVPKVDDAPDENEVEKELVSEPEKSYQPKKIAIKGAEKRVSGLSLSSIKVKKEHQNTKAPSVDEKDLPKDTFEEKEMQEHWDDFVNQLEQQGRKILASNLQTDVPKLKNENTIWIELPNGTMKKEIEREQSLMLDYLKQKLNNYSISLHITVNEEVAKKFAFTPQEKYEKLREKNPNLDLLRKEFDLDF; translated from the coding sequence TTGGAACCATTTATTGTATCGGCTAGAAAATATAGACCCCAGACGTTTAAGGATGTTGTGGGCCAACAGTCCATAACCAACACCTTAATGAATGCCATTGAAAACAATCATTTGGCACAGGCTCTTTTATTTTGTGGCCCAAGGGGCGTTGGTAAAACAACTTGTGCCCGAATCTTGGCCAAAAAAATAAATCAAGATGGTACCGAAAGGGAAGATGAGGATTTCGCCTTCAATATTTTTGAGCTCGATGCAGCTTCTAATAATTCTGTGGATGATATCCGAAGCCTTATAGATCAGGTGCGTATTCCTCCACAGACGGGCAAATACAAAGTGTACATCATCGACGAGGTGCACATGCTCTCCCAATCGGCCTTCAATGCTTTTTTGAAGACCTTGGAGGAGCCACCAAAGCATGCCATTTTTATTTTGGCGACCACGGAAAAGCACAAGATCATTCCAACCATCCTTTCGCGTTGTCAAATTTTTGACTTTAAGCGTATCACCGTTAAGGATGCCACTGAATATTTAAAGTACATTGCGGAACAACAAGGCATTGATGCGGAAGAAAGTGCACTGCACATCATAGCGCAAAAAGCGGACGGTGCTATGCGCGATGCCCTTTCCATTTTTGATCGCGTAGTAAGTTTTTCTGGGAAAGAACTCACCAGAAAGGCCGTTACGGAAAACCTGAATGTGCTGGATTACGACATTTATTTTTCCGCCACAGATTTGATCTTGGACAACAACATTCCCGAACTTTTGGTCCTGTTCAATAAAACCTTGTCCCTTGGTTTTGACGGTCATCACTTTATAACCGGCCTTGCCTCCCATTTCAGGGATTTGATGGTGTGCCAGCACAAGGATACCTTAAGTTTATTGGAAGTAGGTGAAGATGTGGTAGGTCAATATCAAGAGCAATCCAAAAAGGCATCCAAAGCGTTTTTGTTGAAAGCTCTAGATATGGCCAACGAGTGCGATTTGCAGTACAAGACCAGTAAAAATCAACGTCTGCTGGTAGAACTCACACTCATGAAGCTAGCGTCCATCACTTTCGATGGAGAAAAAAAAAACTCTAATTTCTTAATACCTGCTTCACATTTCAAGGAGACAAAAATCGTTTCAAACGGTATTAAAGTCCCTGAAACCCATTCACCTGAAACTCCTTCAAAAAAGACACCAATAGAACAGGCGACCATGGCATCAACCCAAGAAATGGTGCCCAAGGTGGATGATGCGCCAGATGAAAACGAAGTTGAAAAAGAACTGGTCAGCGAACCCGAAAAAAGCTATCAACCTAAAAAGATTGCCATAAAAGGTGCTGAAAAAAGGGTCTCGGGTCTATCCCTATCCAGCATCAAGGTCAAAAAAGAGCATCAAAACACCAAAGCACCCAGTGTTGACGAAAAGGACCTTCCCAAGGATACTTTTGAGGAAAAGGAAATGCAAGAACATTGGGATGATTTTGTCAACCAATTGGAGCAACAAGGCAGAAAAATACTGGCAAGCAATTTACAGACCGATGTGCCCAAACTCAAGAATGAAAATACCATTTGGATAGAACTTCCCAATGGCACCATGAAAAAGGAGATAGAGCGGGAACAAAGTTTGATGCTGGATTACCTTAAGCAAAAACTGAACAACTACTCCATCTCGTTACATATTACGGTAAACGAAGAGGTAGCCAAAAAGTTTGCCTTTACCCCTCAAGAAAAGTATGAAAAGTTACGGGAGAAAAACCCGAACTTGGATTTGCTCCGGAAGGAGTTTGACCTAGATTTTTGA
- a CDS encoding RsmD family RNA methyltransferase: MRIISGKYKGKRLTAPKKLPVRPTTDMAKEALFNILNNRFYFDELKVLDLFSGTGNISFEFASRGTEQITAVDSFQGCVRYISNTANELDFSINTVKSDVYKFLEGTSEPVDLIFADPPYDFDTEQFLKIADLVFAEDLLLPDGVLIIEHSDQTDLSEHPKFSEQRKYGGSIFSFFEEKEE; this comes from the coding sequence ATGCGCATCATTTCTGGAAAATATAAAGGAAAGCGGTTGACCGCACCAAAAAAATTGCCCGTCCGGCCGACCACCGACATGGCCAAGGAAGCCCTGTTCAATATATTGAACAATAGGTTTTATTTTGATGAACTCAAGGTGCTGGACCTATTTTCGGGCACGGGAAACATTAGTTTTGAATTTGCTTCAAGGGGAACGGAACAGATTACGGCCGTTGATAGTTTTCAAGGTTGTGTGCGGTACATCTCCAATACAGCCAATGAACTCGATTTTTCCATTAATACCGTTAAATCGGATGTTTACAAATTTCTGGAGGGGACATCGGAACCAGTTGACCTCATTTTTGCTGACCCACCCTATGATTTTGATACAGAACAATTTTTGAAAATCGCAGATTTGGTCTTCGCAGAGGACCTTTTGCTGCCAGATGGAGTTTTGATTATTGAACATTCCGACCAAACCGACCTTTCGGAGCACCCTAAGTTTTCCGAGCAGCGAAAATATGGGGGAAGCATTTTCAGTTTTTTTGAAGAAAAAGAAGAATAA
- a CDS encoding DUF3822 family protein, translating into MATCLRQEKEQLAIVQNTTNSTHRKLSIQAGLNGLSFCVLDTVSHKILAFERVDFKSQLTPYLMLKELKEKLGKQGEVGHNFSEVMVIHKNNLFGLVPKPLFHKEELPNYLKFNTKIMANDLIAYDEIPNQDIVNVYVPYTNVNNYIFDLFGEFEFKHSGTVLINTLLNQNRTTTEPICYVQVSKGEMEMMVISDKKLLFYNQFEYKTKEDFLYYLLFSLEQLQIDLERVQLKLFGAIEEGDPIYDICYQYIKNVSVFVPSNPSFPLEQLENESIDFSILSSL; encoded by the coding sequence CTGGCCACCTGTTTACGACAGGAAAAAGAACAACTAGCTATAGTACAGAACACCACAAATAGCACTCATAGAAAATTGTCCATTCAAGCTGGCTTGAATGGACTTTCTTTTTGTGTACTGGATACCGTATCCCATAAAATCCTTGCCTTTGAACGGGTAGACTTCAAATCGCAGCTTACCCCCTATCTTATGCTCAAGGAACTCAAGGAAAAATTGGGTAAACAAGGCGAGGTGGGCCATAACTTTTCCGAAGTAATGGTGATTCACAAAAACAACCTTTTTGGACTTGTGCCCAAACCGCTTTTTCATAAAGAGGAGCTCCCCAACTATCTCAAGTTCAACACCAAGATTATGGCGAACGATTTAATCGCCTATGATGAGATACCCAATCAGGATATTGTCAATGTATACGTGCCCTATACCAATGTCAACAATTATATTTTTGACCTTTTCGGGGAATTTGAGTTCAAACATAGTGGCACCGTCCTTATCAACACCCTTTTGAACCAAAACAGAACTACCACCGAACCCATTTGTTACGTTCAGGTTTCCAAAGGAGAAATGGAAATGATGGTAATTTCCGATAAAAAACTGCTCTTCTACAACCAATTTGAATACAAGACCAAAGAGGATTTTCTGTACTACCTGTTATTCAGTTTGGAACAATTGCAGATAGACCTTGAACGAGTACAGCTCAAACTCTTTGGTGCCATTGAAGAAGGTGACCCTATCTATGATATCTGCTACCAATACATCAAAAACGTTTCCGTATTTGTCCCGAGCAATCCGTCCTTTCCTTTGGAACAATTGGAAAACGAAAGCATCGATTTTTCCATTTTAAGCTCGCTCTAA
- a CDS encoding AAA family ATPase, producing MNDATVPTFLKILTEKFPHSPTLKQDVALNKLANFVLGKQKDRLFLLKGFAGTGKTTLVATLVSSLWKVKMSAVLMAPTGRAAKVMSVYSGNKAFTIHKKIYFPKKQSGGGIQFVLAPNKHRNTIFIVDEASMIPDTPADSKLFENGSLLDDLMQYVHSGHNCKLILIGDTAQLPPVKLELSPALDEGRLSLHYNKDVECLELDEVMRQSGDSGILHNATNLREQLQSEFFEEFKFELGHFTDIVRLIDGNEIQEAIDSSYSENGKEQTAIIVRSNKRANLYNQNIRERILFLENEIAVGDYMMVVKNNYFWLKPNSEAGFIANGDIIEVLELFAIKELYGFKFAEVKVKMVDYPNQRPFETVLLLDTITAETPSLSYEDGNKLYQEVMKDYAHEKTKYRKFLGVKNNKFFNALQVKFSYAITCHKSQGGQWDTVFVEQPYLPNGVDKDYLRWLYTAVTRAERQLYLIGFKDDFFLG from the coding sequence ATGAATGATGCTACCGTACCTACATTTTTAAAAATTTTAACCGAGAAATTTCCCCATTCACCTACCTTAAAACAGGATGTAGCCCTTAATAAGCTGGCTAACTTTGTTTTAGGAAAACAAAAGGACAGACTGTTCCTTTTAAAAGGATTTGCAGGAACGGGAAAAACGACACTGGTAGCTACCCTGGTGAGCAGTTTATGGAAGGTGAAAATGAGTGCGGTATTGATGGCCCCGACAGGTAGGGCGGCCAAAGTGATGTCCGTTTATTCCGGAAACAAGGCCTTTACCATTCATAAAAAGATATATTTTCCCAAAAAGCAGTCAGGCGGAGGAATCCAATTTGTGTTGGCTCCGAACAAACATCGCAACACCATTTTTATTGTGGATGAAGCTTCCATGATTCCTGATACCCCAGCGGATTCCAAATTGTTCGAAAACGGTTCGCTTTTGGATGACTTGATGCAGTACGTGCATTCGGGACATAACTGTAAATTGATATTGATCGGGGATACTGCGCAGTTGCCTCCCGTAAAGCTGGAACTCAGTCCTGCACTGGATGAGGGCCGCTTATCCTTACATTATAACAAGGATGTCGAATGTTTGGAACTCGATGAGGTGATGCGACAATCGGGCGATTCCGGTATCCTTCACAATGCCACCAACCTCCGTGAGCAATTGCAATCCGAGTTTTTTGAGGAGTTTAAGTTTGAGCTCGGCCATTTTACCGATATCGTTAGGCTTATCGATGGCAACGAAATCCAAGAGGCGATTGATTCGTCCTACAGTGAAAACGGCAAGGAACAAACAGCTATCATTGTACGTTCCAACAAGAGGGCCAACCTGTACAATCAAAATATTCGTGAACGTATCCTTTTTTTGGAAAATGAAATTGCCGTAGGTGATTATATGATGGTGGTCAAGAACAACTACTTCTGGCTAAAGCCCAATTCCGAGGCGGGGTTTATTGCCAATGGTGATATTATAGAGGTGCTCGAACTGTTTGCCATAAAGGAGTTGTATGGCTTCAAGTTTGCCGAAGTAAAGGTAAAAATGGTGGATTATCCCAATCAAAGGCCCTTTGAGACGGTTCTACTGTTGGATACCATTACAGCGGAAACACCATCACTTTCCTATGAGGACGGAAATAAACTGTACCAAGAGGTGATGAAGGACTACGCCCATGAAAAAACCAAATACCGCAAGTTTTTAGGTGTCAAAAACAACAAGTTCTTCAATGCCCTGCAGGTAAAATTCTCCTATGCCATTACCTGCCATAAGTCCCAAGGGGGACAGTGGGATACGGTATTCGTGGAACAACCATATTTGCCCAATGGGGTGGACAAGGATTACCTGAGGTGGTTGTATACCGCCGTAACAAGGGCCGAGCGTCAACTCTATTTAATAGGTTTCAAGGATGATTTTTTTCTTGGCTAG
- a CDS encoding DUF4126 domain-containing protein, which yields MEPDTIISLFLGIGLAASAGFRVFLPLFALSFAAYLGVWELNDNWQWIGSLTALITLGIATVVEIFAYFIPWVDNALDTIALPLAGIAGTAAVVSTASNMDPVITWSLAIIAGGGTATAIKGANATGRLASTGTTGGLANPLVSTVETGAAVAVSTASILVPPIAAILVIIILLIIFRIYRKIRPRAK from the coding sequence ATTGAACCAGATACCATAATAAGTTTGTTTTTAGGGATAGGATTGGCGGCCTCCGCCGGTTTTCGTGTGTTTTTGCCCCTTTTTGCCCTTAGTTTTGCGGCTTATTTAGGGGTGTGGGAACTCAACGATAACTGGCAATGGATTGGGAGTTTAACCGCGCTCATTACCCTGGGTATTGCCACAGTGGTCGAGATATTTGCCTATTTTATACCATGGGTCGACAATGCCCTGGATACCATAGCCCTGCCTTTGGCCGGGATAGCTGGCACTGCCGCAGTGGTAAGCACCGCAAGCAATATGGATCCGGTGATTACTTGGTCTTTGGCCATCATTGCCGGGGGAGGAACCGCTACGGCCATCAAAGGAGCCAATGCTACGGGTAGGTTGGCTTCCACAGGGACCACGGGTGGATTGGCCAACCCATTGGTATCGACCGTTGAAACGGGAGCGGCCGTTGCCGTGAGTACCGCCTCCATATTAGTGCCGCCCATTGCTGCAATATTGGTCATCATCATTTTGCTGATCATCTTCAGAATTTACCGAAAAATACGGCCCAGAGCCAAATAA
- the kdsB gene encoding 3-deoxy-manno-octulosonate cytidylyltransferase, with protein MIPARYQASRFPAKLMQDLGGKPVIVRTYEAAVHTGLFDDVFVVTDSSIIAEVIEAIGGKVIMSKKTHESGSDRIAEAVEDMDVDVVINVQGDEPFIDADSLGKIIKVFKNDTEQEIDLGSLMTPITDWDEISNPNTVKVVVDNQGFALYFSRSPIPYPRDEKVDATYYKHKGVYVFRKRALMDFQKLPMLPLEAKEKIEAIRFLEYGKKIKMVETHVTGIEIDTPEDLERARKVWK; from the coding sequence ATGATTCCCGCTCGCTATCAAGCCTCGCGCTTTCCTGCCAAATTGATGCAGGATCTCGGTGGGAAGCCTGTCATTGTAAGAACCTACGAAGCGGCGGTCCATACTGGACTTTTCGACGATGTATTTGTAGTGACCGATAGCTCCATTATTGCCGAAGTCATTGAAGCTATTGGCGGAAAAGTCATTATGAGCAAAAAAACACATGAAAGCGGCAGCGATAGAATTGCCGAAGCCGTAGAAGATATGGATGTGGATGTGGTAATCAATGTGCAAGGTGATGAGCCTTTTATCGATGCAGATAGTTTGGGAAAAATCATCAAAGTGTTTAAAAATGATACCGAGCAGGAAATTGACCTGGGTTCGTTGATGACACCCATTACCGATTGGGACGAAATATCCAACCCCAATACGGTAAAGGTCGTTGTGGATAATCAGGGGTTTGCCCTGTATTTCTCGCGTTCGCCGATTCCCTATCCTCGGGATGAGAAAGTGGATGCCACCTATTACAAACATAAAGGCGTCTACGTATTCAGAAAAAGGGCGCTGATGGATTTTCAAAAGTTGCCCATGTTGCCTTTGGAAGCCAAGGAAAAAATAGAGGCCATTCGCTTTTTGGAATATGGCAAAAAAATAAAAATGGTAGAGACCCATGTCACCGGTATCGAAATTGATACACCTGAAGACTTGGAACGTGCACGAAAAGTATGGAAGTAG
- a CDS encoding HAD family hydrolase, producing the protein MEVDFSNIKTIGFDADDTLWVNETYFRDTEEKFAELLEGYETKNKIDQELFKMEMANLDSYGYGIKGFMLSMIESALDLSNNKVPQETIAQILELGKKMISHPVELLDGVEEVLAKLSGKYRLIVLTKGDLLDQERKLERSGLSQYFHHVEVLSDKKESNYKNLLDHLNIDVKEFLMIGNSLKSDVLPILNIGAQAVHVPFHTTWAHEMVSEDEMVNNHLKLNRLKDVLKYLDN; encoded by the coding sequence ATGGAAGTAGATTTCAGCAATATAAAAACCATTGGTTTTGATGCCGATGATACCCTTTGGGTCAACGAGACCTATTTTAGGGACACCGAAGAAAAGTTTGCGGAACTTTTGGAAGGCTACGAAACCAAGAACAAAATAGACCAAGAGCTCTTTAAAATGGAAATGGCCAATTTGGACAGCTACGGTTACGGCATCAAGGGGTTTATGCTTTCCATGATAGAATCCGCATTGGACCTTTCCAACAACAAGGTCCCGCAAGAGACCATTGCCCAAATCTTGGAGCTAGGTAAAAAAATGATTTCGCATCCCGTGGAACTCCTCGATGGGGTGGAGGAAGTACTTGCCAAACTATCGGGAAAATACAGATTGATTGTACTTACCAAAGGCGATCTTTTAGATCAGGAACGAAAGTTGGAAAGATCGGGACTTTCCCAATATTTTCATCATGTGGAGGTGTTGAGCGATAAAAAGGAAAGCAATTACAAGAATCTGTTGGACCACTTGAATATCGATGTCAAAGAATTTTTGATGATAGGAAACTCCTTAAAGTCGGATGTATTGCCTATCTTGAATATTGGAGCGCAAGCGGTTCATGTGCCCTTTCATACCACTTGGGCCCACGAGATGGTATCGGAAGATGAAATGGTCAATAACCACTTGAAATTGAACCGTCTAAAGGATGTTTTGAAGTATTTGGACAACTAA